One stretch of Zhihengliuella flava DNA includes these proteins:
- a CDS encoding FHA domain-containing protein, with protein sequence MTAVHYRPGDRWALVTHRHVVVLPAEAEGDLLVQLWEQMAEATVESLLSAILSAYKMQISRLPDFAIIARQSPPHVVVRGDVTIRVPDERGGSSTSGEGAATWHERRFLAGAGWHVESPDAGQDAWLPIGEGVVRVSEVRDVAEAGTPPLETAVQHPEPAPHAEVAEPPAEEQPAPEDESPAEPVPEAQPPSGPAAAPEPTPEPEPVSEVALPLEPAAAYPEADDVEVDSLSWEHVSLEQVSLAGEILGPREPLEDSAALADSLASGGEPDADDPDEANTILVNRPAGVPAHPAASGPSSASPVGAAEAESPVVRAPRRGPAAPEPAPADAPGMIDSVPWRTGDAPRAASAESAPHASSAQPEPAAGGRGPVEEGDHDGETVHRSALPTPVPSAEPDDGLTLTGHDTTAAANAGEFVLGRACADGHANPPTATTCTTCGAALSGDAHQVMRPPLGKMTVIEGSGARTHQCPLVRSVVLGRQPSARGFSGDAQPKLMQVSSPAGDISRSHLQVKVDGWHVDLVDLGATNGTVLIRPGQAPRRLGRNESVLLLDGDIADLGDGVSLRFEDLP encoded by the coding sequence ATGACGGCCGTTCACTATCGCCCCGGTGATCGGTGGGCCCTCGTGACGCACCGCCACGTCGTCGTGCTGCCGGCCGAGGCTGAGGGCGATCTGCTCGTGCAGCTGTGGGAACAGATGGCCGAGGCGACGGTGGAGTCACTCCTCTCGGCGATTCTCAGCGCGTACAAGATGCAGATCTCTCGCTTGCCAGATTTTGCCATCATTGCTCGGCAGTCGCCGCCGCATGTGGTGGTGCGAGGCGACGTGACGATTCGCGTGCCGGACGAGCGCGGAGGTTCGAGCACCAGCGGCGAGGGAGCCGCCACGTGGCATGAGCGCAGGTTCTTGGCAGGCGCCGGGTGGCACGTGGAGTCCCCGGACGCCGGACAGGACGCGTGGCTGCCCATTGGCGAGGGCGTGGTGCGCGTTTCGGAGGTGCGCGACGTCGCGGAAGCCGGTACGCCGCCTCTGGAAACGGCCGTGCAGCATCCCGAGCCAGCGCCGCACGCTGAAGTCGCCGAGCCGCCGGCGGAGGAGCAGCCAGCACCGGAGGACGAGTCACCGGCCGAGCCAGTGCCCGAGGCGCAGCCCCCGTCGGGCCCTGCCGCCGCGCCCGAACCCACGCCGGAGCCGGAACCTGTTTCGGAGGTGGCCCTGCCGCTGGAGCCCGCAGCCGCGTACCCGGAAGCTGACGACGTCGAGGTGGATTCGTTGTCTTGGGAGCACGTCTCGCTGGAGCAAGTCTCCTTGGCGGGCGAGATCCTCGGCCCCCGTGAGCCCCTCGAGGACTCTGCCGCCCTGGCCGATTCCCTAGCGTCCGGCGGCGAACCTGACGCCGATGATCCGGATGAGGCGAACACCATTCTGGTCAACCGCCCAGCCGGGGTACCGGCACATCCCGCTGCCTCCGGGCCATCCTCAGCGTCGCCGGTCGGCGCAGCGGAGGCCGAATCGCCCGTGGTGCGCGCTCCACGGCGCGGGCCCGCGGCACCGGAGCCGGCTCCTGCCGACGCCCCCGGCATGATCGATTCGGTGCCGTGGCGCACGGGGGACGCCCCGCGCGCGGCGTCTGCCGAGTCGGCACCTCACGCGTCGTCGGCGCAGCCCGAGCCCGCTGCGGGCGGCCGTGGACCGGTAGAAGAAGGAGATCACGACGGCGAGACGGTGCACCGCAGCGCCCTGCCGACCCCCGTGCCGTCCGCGGAGCCCGACGACGGATTGACCCTGACGGGGCATGACACCACAGCGGCTGCGAACGCTGGCGAATTTGTGCTGGGGCGCGCCTGCGCCGACGGGCACGCGAACCCGCCTACGGCGACGACGTGTACAACGTGCGGTGCCGCGCTCTCTGGCGACGCGCATCAGGTGATGCGGCCGCCGCTCGGGAAGATGACCGTGATCGAGGGCAGCGGGGCCCGGACCCATCAGTGCCCCTTGGTGCGTTCGGTGGTGCTCGGGCGTCAGCCGAGCGCCCGCGGATTCTCGGGAGACGCGCAACCCAAGCTCATGCAGGTCTCCAGCCCGGCCGGAGACATCTCCCGGTCCCATCTCCAAGTGAAGGTCGACGGGTGGCACGTCGACTTGGTGGATCTCGGCGCCACCAATGGCACCGTTCTTATCCGGCCCGGGCAGGCCCCGCGCCGGCTAGGACGTAACGAATCGGTGCTGCTGCTCGATGGCGACATCGCCGACCTCGGCGACGGTGTCAGCCTACGCTTTGAGGATCTGCCGTGA
- a CDS encoding transglutaminase family protein yields MRTHLPLWRYAVDAACLGAALWLAVLGLSDAYGGSVFFVLAGVGGIVAGLGLAWVSVRFRWGAWRTIALFILLYVLLGTPLATPREALYGVIPTLESLRTLLAGVVLAWKDMLTVSPPVGAYGGVLIVAFLSALVTSVLAGMMAWRLRSPFWTLLPLLAMFVIGIVFGTQDVPVPLLRGGVFVALIVAWLAWRRYVGRIVREGFRSLNHADDDARGVRDGLIRRVAIGAVVLVVASGVTAVAAPLISPDTPRKVLRDAVEPPVDLYEYPSPLTSFRKYVKTMADETLLTVKGLPEGRRVRLAALDSYNGMVFTVDPSSGGNFAPVGDSSTIRSAEGEATRAAGELEITIEEYDGVWVPAGGKLNGVEVPEDSQGDLARSLFYSDEAETALSATGLAQGDRYTAHVQFPVTPSDEVLSEAEFSQLRMPDLANVPPMAAAKAVEYVGAAQGPLDRARSLETVLSTSGYFSNGAEGQVPSLSGHGAGRITSLLDAEDMIGDDEQYATAMALMAREQGMPARVVMGFYPEEYNESATVEITGSDVHAWVEIAFENIGWVAFNPTPDDDEQPTPPEQEPKAVPQPQVLQPPPPAQEEPDLPPETAPEPQDVEEEDLTFWERWGTVIIAVAISLGSLLILLAPFLLILALKLRRRRRRFQGGSAGDRVSGGWQEVLSQATDYGIVSVPGATRRENARVLTDSLGSSAVAVVDLADRADRSTFAAGEVTEQEVADYWAAVDRQAEALSSSATFWQRLKAKYSPRSLMHDAAAQAAARRAARGPAQRSRWGKLPGWLGRSSGEARPVRKVNEKPSKE; encoded by the coding sequence ATGAGAACCCATCTTCCCCTGTGGCGCTACGCCGTCGATGCCGCCTGCTTGGGCGCGGCCCTGTGGCTAGCCGTCCTCGGCCTCAGCGACGCCTACGGCGGCAGCGTGTTCTTTGTCTTGGCTGGCGTCGGTGGCATCGTCGCTGGTCTCGGCCTCGCGTGGGTCTCCGTGCGGTTCCGGTGGGGCGCATGGCGAACGATCGCGCTGTTCATCCTCCTCTACGTCCTGCTCGGCACGCCTCTGGCGACGCCCCGGGAGGCGCTCTACGGCGTGATCCCCACGCTGGAATCGCTGCGCACGCTGCTCGCGGGTGTGGTGCTGGCGTGGAAAGACATGCTCACCGTCTCGCCGCCCGTCGGCGCGTACGGCGGCGTGCTGATCGTCGCCTTCCTGTCCGCCTTGGTCACGAGTGTGCTCGCGGGCATGATGGCGTGGCGATTGCGTTCGCCCTTCTGGACCTTGCTGCCGCTCTTGGCCATGTTTGTCATCGGGATTGTCTTCGGGACCCAAGACGTGCCCGTGCCGCTGCTGCGCGGCGGCGTCTTCGTGGCGCTGATCGTTGCGTGGCTCGCCTGGCGTCGGTACGTGGGGCGCATCGTCCGGGAGGGTTTCCGCTCACTTAATCACGCGGACGACGACGCGCGGGGCGTGCGGGACGGTTTGATCCGGCGCGTGGCGATCGGCGCCGTCGTCCTCGTCGTGGCGAGCGGCGTGACCGCCGTGGCCGCCCCCTTGATTAGCCCGGACACCCCGCGAAAGGTGCTGCGCGACGCCGTCGAGCCGCCCGTTGACCTGTACGAATACCCGAGTCCGTTGACGAGCTTCCGGAAGTACGTCAAAACCATGGCGGATGAGACGCTCCTGACCGTGAAAGGCTTGCCTGAGGGGCGGCGCGTCCGGCTGGCTGCCCTGGACTCATATAACGGCATGGTGTTCACGGTGGACCCGAGCTCGGGCGGCAATTTTGCCCCCGTGGGAGACTCGTCCACCATCCGTTCCGCCGAGGGCGAGGCGACGCGGGCTGCCGGCGAGCTCGAGATCACCATCGAAGAGTACGACGGCGTCTGGGTTCCGGCCGGCGGCAAGCTCAACGGGGTGGAGGTTCCTGAGGACAGCCAGGGCGATTTGGCTCGGTCGCTGTTCTATAGCGACGAGGCCGAGACGGCTCTCAGCGCCACGGGCTTGGCGCAGGGCGATCGCTATACCGCACACGTGCAGTTTCCCGTCACCCCCAGCGATGAGGTGCTCTCGGAAGCCGAGTTCTCCCAGCTGCGGATGCCGGACCTGGCGAATGTCCCGCCGATGGCCGCGGCGAAAGCCGTGGAGTACGTGGGGGCAGCTCAGGGCCCCCTCGACCGGGCGCGCAGCCTCGAAACGGTGCTCAGCACCTCCGGATACTTCTCCAATGGGGCCGAAGGTCAGGTCCCTTCCCTCTCTGGCCATGGCGCCGGACGGATCACGAGTCTGCTCGACGCCGAGGACATGATCGGCGATGACGAACAGTACGCGACGGCGATGGCGCTGATGGCCCGCGAGCAGGGCATGCCCGCTCGGGTGGTCATGGGCTTCTACCCGGAGGAATACAACGAATCGGCGACGGTGGAGATCACGGGCTCCGACGTCCACGCGTGGGTGGAGATCGCCTTCGAAAACATCGGGTGGGTGGCGTTTAATCCCACGCCCGACGACGATGAGCAGCCGACGCCCCCGGAGCAGGAGCCCAAGGCGGTACCGCAGCCGCAGGTGTTGCAGCCGCCGCCCCCCGCGCAGGAAGAGCCGGACCTTCCCCCGGAGACCGCCCCCGAGCCGCAAGACGTTGAGGAAGAAGACCTGACGTTCTGGGAGCGCTGGGGCACGGTCATCATCGCCGTGGCGATCTCCTTAGGATCGCTGCTCATCCTGCTGGCTCCCTTCCTGCTGATCCTGGCCCTGAAGCTGCGCCGGCGCCGCCGTCGTTTCCAAGGGGGATCGGCAGGAGACCGTGTGAGCGGAGGGTGGCAAGAGGTCCTCAGCCAGGCCACGGACTACGGCATCGTCTCCGTGCCGGGGGCGACGCGCCGCGAGAACGCGCGCGTGCTGACGGACTCGCTGGGCTCCTCGGCCGTTGCCGTGGTAGACCTCGCCGACCGCGCCGACCGCTCGACGTTCGCCGCGGGCGAGGTCACGGAGCAGGAAGTGGCAGACTACTGGGCGGCCGTGGACCGGCAGGCCGAGGCACTGTCCTCGTCGGCCACCTTCTGGCAACGGCTGAAGGCCAAGTACTCGCCCCGGTCCTTGATGCACGACGCCGCGGCGCAGGCGGCAGCGCGCCGGGCAGCCCGTGGGCCTGCGCAGCGCAGTCGGTGGGGGAAGCTGCCGGGCTGGCTAGGCCGATCTAGCGGAGAGGCCCGGCCCGTCCGTAAAGTAAACGAGAAACCATCGAAGGAGTAA
- a CDS encoding PP2C family protein-serine/threonine phosphatase produces the protein MSEATTEHPVRISRGQGTDRGLRRELNEDSYLSTDTLFAVADGMGGHEAGEVASRVCVQTLAEGHQQAGGRFDAEQVQTLMREADRAIRVAASERAGTTVTGAAVVYQDGQPYWLVFNVGDSRTYRLAAGVLEQITVDHSEVQLLLDRGEITAAEAVWHPRRHVITRALGTGDDSRADFWLLPVSDGDRLLVCSDGLSGEVRDDVLKEIAATTADPQAAVDALIDAGLRAGGRDNITVIVADAALEHGDDDVADTMPRANAEDENQTEPVGVSETKREEVTS, from the coding sequence GTGAGCGAAGCGACGACGGAACACCCCGTACGGATTAGCCGCGGTCAAGGAACTGACCGCGGCCTGCGCCGCGAGCTCAATGAAGACTCGTACTTGTCCACGGACACCCTCTTCGCTGTGGCCGATGGCATGGGCGGACACGAGGCGGGCGAGGTGGCCAGCCGCGTGTGCGTGCAGACGCTGGCCGAGGGGCACCAGCAGGCCGGGGGACGGTTCGACGCCGAGCAGGTCCAGACGCTCATGCGTGAGGCCGATCGTGCCATCCGGGTGGCCGCATCGGAACGGGCCGGAACCACGGTGACCGGTGCCGCCGTCGTCTACCAAGACGGGCAACCGTACTGGCTCGTGTTCAACGTGGGCGATTCGCGAACCTATCGTCTAGCGGCCGGGGTGCTTGAACAGATCACCGTGGATCACTCCGAGGTCCAGCTCCTGTTGGACCGCGGCGAGATTACCGCCGCGGAGGCCGTGTGGCACCCGCGACGGCACGTCATTACCCGGGCCCTGGGCACGGGGGACGACAGCCGCGCCGACTTTTGGTTGTTGCCGGTCTCCGACGGCGATCGATTGCTGGTGTGCTCGGACGGGCTCTCCGGCGAGGTGCGGGATGACGTGCTCAAGGAGATCGCGGCCACGACGGCGGACCCGCAGGCGGCCGTCGATGCACTGATCGACGCCGGGCTGCGCGCCGGCGGGCGGGACAATATCACCGTCATCGTCGCGGACGCTGCCCTTGAACACGGCGACGACGATGTCGCCGACACGATGCCTCGCGCCAACGCAGAGGATGAGAACCAGACCGAACCCGTCGGCGTCTCGGAGACTAAACGCGAGGAGGTCACGTCATGA
- a CDS encoding serine/threonine-protein kinase encodes MSGKRPPAPAPAIDGFTYLNPLGSGGFSDVYLYEQDRPRRKVAVKVLLADVTSEAARRRFESEANLMAQLSTHPYIVTIYEADISGDGRSYLAMEYCSRPGLDARYRRSLLRVDEALTLGIQISSAVETAHRAGIIHRDIKPANVLTTDYNRPALTDFGISGTAGAAADDAGLSIPWSAPEAFAGGQPDGVRMDVYSLGATIYTLLAGHSPFVRRGGDNTQSKLIHRITNAPLEPLTRQDVPVSLNQALAVAMAKSPGSRFESAAQLARALQRIQAELGLGVTPFEVLDEAHIDPDPAHGPDDGEATRVRSVQSIDGAQTAARSRGAGGAAWTAEQPAPAETHAISATSAPEATPSFTPAGSAQPARPARQDQQLSGFEAAQEADDGQVERQRFPKALVGIIVGLAVIVGGAVLVNALSTEEDPRQAVPSLGSQDDPADAMIGGVVPVVDGFKYSTEGENVTFTWSNPEPQQGDFYQWTPVTAAQEGEVQRTDAAAATTPRRADGPTCIEVLLVRDDGRVSEPVRHCTGDASASGEAGE; translated from the coding sequence GTGAGCGGCAAGCGTCCGCCGGCCCCGGCCCCCGCGATTGACGGGTTCACCTACCTCAATCCGCTGGGCTCCGGCGGTTTCTCCGACGTCTACCTTTATGAGCAGGACCGGCCCCGGCGCAAGGTCGCCGTGAAGGTCCTCTTGGCGGACGTGACCTCGGAGGCCGCCCGCCGTCGCTTCGAGTCGGAAGCGAACCTCATGGCCCAGCTGTCCACCCACCCGTACATTGTGACGATCTACGAGGCGGACATTAGCGGTGACGGCCGCTCCTACCTGGCCATGGAGTACTGTTCCAGGCCGGGCCTCGATGCCCGGTATCGGCGGAGCCTGTTGCGCGTGGATGAGGCGCTCACCCTCGGTATCCAGATCAGTTCGGCGGTGGAAACCGCTCATCGCGCCGGCATCATTCACCGGGACATCAAGCCGGCCAACGTGCTGACCACGGACTACAACCGCCCGGCGCTCACGGATTTCGGTATTTCGGGGACCGCCGGGGCCGCCGCGGACGACGCCGGGTTGTCCATCCCGTGGTCCGCCCCGGAGGCGTTCGCCGGCGGACAGCCCGATGGCGTCCGCATGGATGTTTACTCGCTTGGCGCCACGATCTACACGCTCTTAGCCGGGCATTCACCCTTTGTGCGGCGCGGCGGCGACAATACCCAATCGAAGCTCATTCATCGCATTACCAATGCCCCCTTAGAGCCCTTGACGCGCCAGGATGTGCCGGTCTCGCTCAACCAGGCGCTCGCCGTGGCGATGGCCAAATCGCCGGGATCACGGTTCGAATCGGCAGCCCAGCTAGCCCGCGCCTTGCAGCGGATCCAGGCGGAACTGGGACTCGGCGTGACGCCTTTCGAGGTGCTGGACGAGGCCCACATCGACCCTGATCCGGCGCACGGCCCGGACGACGGCGAGGCCACGCGGGTGCGCAGCGTCCAATCGATCGACGGGGCGCAGACGGCCGCCCGGTCCCGAGGCGCTGGGGGTGCCGCGTGGACCGCGGAGCAGCCCGCCCCGGCGGAGACCCATGCCATCTCGGCAACGAGCGCCCCGGAGGCGACGCCGTCGTTCACCCCGGCCGGTTCGGCCCAGCCGGCGCGGCCGGCCCGGCAAGACCAGCAGCTGAGCGGTTTTGAGGCGGCGCAGGAGGCCGACGACGGGCAGGTGGAGCGGCAACGCTTCCCGAAGGCGCTGGTGGGCATCATCGTGGGCTTGGCGGTGATCGTCGGTGGTGCCGTCCTCGTCAACGCTTTGTCTACGGAGGAGGATCCGCGGCAGGCCGTCCCGTCACTAGGGAGCCAGGATGACCCGGCCGACGCCATGATCGGCGGTGTGGTGCCCGTGGTCGACGGTTTCAAGTACTCCACTGAGGGGGAGAACGTCACGTTTACGTGGAGCAATCCGGAACCCCAGCAAGGCGACTTTTACCAATGGACCCCGGTGACCGCGGCCCAGGAGGGGGAGGTCCAGCGCACGGACGCCGCCGCCGCCACCACGCCACGTCGCGCCGACGGCCCGACGTGTATCGAAGTCCTGCTGGTGCGTGACGACGGTAGGGTCTCCGAACCGGTGCGGCACTGCACGGGGGACGCGTCCGCGAGCGGGGAGGCGGGCGAATGA
- a CDS encoding DUF58 domain-containing protein produces the protein MRDGENRRSRRAAERSGRRAALSAHAARSATAVSEGVDVAREYARPATERAGDLFERYVAPLARVVSPLGFAIAGTALTLWVLGAAFGWLEASLGAAMGTLLLVIAIGFIVGKSEYDVALDLHRTRVAVGDRAVGAMVVKNPSKRATFGTTMELPVGAAVAEFRVPRLGPGAEHEDLFTIPTKRRAVLDVGPVRSVRQDPFGLLRRQVRWSDEYELYVHPKTTALDGSSSGFIRDLEGMPTSDLSNSDVSFHALREYEAGDDRRHIHWKSSARTGELMVRQFEETRRSHLAIALSLNLGEYGDDLEQAPEDFELAVSVAASIGLQAATEQRKFSVLSQSGPIRTDTGRNMMDGLTRVQSRLMPRRSVVNLTRTTAETVPTASVVFIITGAKTNARQMRQASMHIPLGVRAIAIRCGHGLNAARNNIGDLTVLTLGNLDELGVLLRRAAA, from the coding sequence ATGAGGGACGGGGAGAACCGCCGCTCCCGCCGTGCTGCCGAGCGCTCTGGCCGCCGGGCCGCGCTGAGCGCTCACGCCGCGCGCTCGGCCACCGCGGTGAGCGAGGGCGTCGATGTGGCGCGTGAGTACGCGCGTCCGGCGACCGAACGCGCCGGCGACCTGTTCGAGCGGTACGTCGCGCCCTTGGCGCGCGTCGTGTCCCCGCTGGGCTTCGCCATCGCGGGCACCGCCCTCACGCTGTGGGTCCTCGGCGCGGCCTTCGGCTGGCTCGAGGCGAGCCTTGGCGCGGCCATGGGCACGCTCCTGCTCGTCATCGCCATCGGATTCATCGTGGGCAAGAGCGAGTACGACGTCGCCCTCGACCTCCACCGCACTCGCGTGGCCGTCGGGGACCGGGCGGTGGGCGCCATGGTGGTGAAGAACCCGTCCAAGCGCGCCACCTTCGGCACCACCATGGAGTTGCCAGTGGGCGCCGCCGTCGCCGAATTTAGAGTGCCGCGCTTGGGCCCCGGGGCCGAGCACGAAGACCTCTTCACCATCCCCACCAAGCGCCGCGCCGTCTTGGACGTGGGCCCCGTGCGCTCCGTGCGTCAGGACCCCTTCGGCCTCTTGCGGCGCCAGGTGCGTTGGAGTGACGAGTACGAGCTCTACGTGCACCCCAAAACCACCGCTCTGGATGGGTCCAGCTCCGGTTTCATCCGCGATCTCGAGGGCATGCCGACGTCGGATTTGTCCAACTCGGACGTGTCCTTTCACGCCCTGCGTGAGTATGAGGCGGGTGATGACCGCCGGCACATCCACTGGAAGTCCAGCGCGCGTACGGGCGAACTTATGGTGCGCCAATTCGAAGAGACGCGGCGCAGCCATCTGGCCATTGCCCTGTCCCTCAACCTCGGCGAGTACGGGGACGACCTCGAGCAAGCACCCGAGGATTTTGAGCTCGCGGTCTCCGTGGCCGCATCCATTGGGCTCCAAGCGGCCACCGAGCAGCGCAAGTTCTCCGTGCTGAGCCAATCCGGGCCGATCCGGACCGATACCGGGCGCAACATGATGGACGGGTTGACTCGGGTTCAGAGCCGACTCATGCCGCGCCGTAGCGTCGTCAACCTCACCCGCACCACGGCGGAGACGGTACCCACCGCGTCCGTGGTGTTCATTATTACCGGGGCCAAGACCAACGCTCGGCAGATGCGGCAGGCCAGCATGCATATCCCGCTCGGCGTGCGCGCCATCGCTATCCGGTGTGGACACGGGCTGAACGCCGCCCGCAACAACATTGGGGACCTCACCGTGCTGACCCTCGGCAACTTGGACGAACTCGGCGTGCTGCTCAGGAGGGCTGCCGCATGA
- a CDS encoding RDD family protein: MAKVMNLVNASAGKRLGAWLLDSVPVMIVSIIFGAVLAPQLAQVAAAPEVIGQMMGSYVLYLVICLGYGVFLWWWEATSGKTVGNVLMGLRTANEDGFAPGWGKTIIRRLLIGVANVVPVLGPVLMVVSNVWDPNHQRQGWHDKMARTLVMDVRAGRDPLTTGGLFGPESFAPGYLPTAPAYPGSPQDADAGFTGVINSVPEPQVAAPAPQRPAQQAPSGQPADAVPSPQDARPAQPSATARAQRNIPEAPVEPVRAEPAEPVVHEEPFHPDDDVEHTQFREAASVRARLVFDDGQVHVLDESLLIGRNPAAAEGEEIADTLSMADIGRSMSKTHVLVQASTSGIWVTDRNSTNGSAITDAGGNRRQLTAGQPMQASMGETVYMGDRYFKVERA, translated from the coding sequence GTGGCCAAAGTGATGAATCTGGTCAACGCCTCCGCGGGCAAGCGACTGGGCGCGTGGCTACTGGATTCGGTGCCCGTGATGATCGTGTCGATCATCTTTGGCGCCGTCTTGGCCCCGCAGTTGGCGCAAGTGGCGGCCGCTCCCGAGGTCATCGGCCAAATGATGGGTTCTTACGTTCTCTACCTCGTCATCTGCCTCGGTTACGGCGTCTTCCTGTGGTGGTGGGAGGCGACCAGCGGCAAGACGGTGGGCAACGTCCTCATGGGGTTGCGAACGGCCAATGAGGACGGCTTCGCCCCGGGTTGGGGTAAGACGATCATCAGGCGGCTGTTGATCGGCGTCGCCAACGTGGTGCCCGTTCTTGGCCCGGTGCTGATGGTGGTGTCCAACGTGTGGGACCCGAACCACCAGCGTCAGGGGTGGCACGACAAGATGGCGCGCACACTGGTCATGGATGTGCGCGCCGGACGCGATCCCTTGACCACGGGTGGTTTGTTTGGCCCCGAGAGTTTCGCCCCCGGTTACCTACCGACGGCACCGGCTTACCCCGGCAGCCCCCAGGACGCGGACGCGGGATTCACCGGGGTGATCAACTCCGTTCCGGAGCCGCAAGTGGCCGCACCCGCCCCGCAGCGCCCGGCACAGCAGGCCCCTTCTGGGCAGCCCGCTGACGCGGTGCCGAGCCCGCAAGACGCCCGGCCGGCACAGCCTTCCGCCACGGCGCGTGCCCAGCGGAATATCCCCGAGGCGCCGGTCGAGCCGGTCCGCGCCGAGCCGGCCGAGCCGGTGGTTCACGAGGAGCCCTTCCACCCCGACGACGACGTCGAGCACACCCAGTTCCGCGAGGCGGCCAGCGTGCGGGCGCGGCTTGTCTTCGACGACGGTCAAGTCCATGTGCTGGACGAGTCGCTGCTCATCGGGCGCAATCCCGCAGCCGCGGAGGGCGAGGAGATCGCGGACACGCTCTCGATGGCGGACATTGGCCGATCCATGTCCAAGACTCACGTGTTGGTGCAGGCCAGCACCAGCGGGATTTGGGTCACGGACCGCAATTCAACGAACGGTTCCGCCATCACCGACGCGGGCGGCAATCGCCGGCAACTGACGGCGGGTCAGCCCATGCAGGCCAGTATGGGGGAGACTGTGTATATGGGAGATCGCTACTTCAAGGTCGAGCGCGCGTGA
- a CDS encoding adenylate/guanylate cyclase domain-containing protein, which translates to MSEQHHEPGSDEPAPQEPTSQTQEMPRVDVELTFPEKSRYEAGTAPDFDDPYRIDVDAILSHADLPTDPGPITRALPLVDAIKRQQVKASTRSLEARLIGGERTMKRREVAQKAGISLHSARKLWRALGFPNHGEEDVAFTQNDLQALLTIVDNVRSETLTEEAAISVTRSIGQMTDRMVVWQIEALVEDMIQNQGLSDPEARRKMVELLPELIAPIEELLVYTWRRNLNAAIQRLGARSQAGVVSGNDDDAPLPLARAVGFADLVSYTSLSRRMNERTLAQLVQRFENKAAEIISVGGGRLVKTIGDEVLFVAETPQAGAQIALTLAQELNADEALPAARVSVVWGRVLSRLGDIYGPTVNLAARLTALAEPGQILTDALTAATLKDDARFVVQELEATSVRGFGDINPFDLAHGEGGSLVID; encoded by the coding sequence ATGTCTGAGCAGCATCACGAGCCAGGTTCTGACGAGCCGGCACCGCAGGAGCCCACGTCCCAGACGCAGGAGATGCCGCGCGTCGACGTCGAGCTGACCTTCCCGGAGAAGTCGCGTTACGAGGCCGGCACGGCACCGGACTTTGATGATCCGTACCGGATTGATGTGGACGCCATTCTCAGCCACGCAGATTTACCCACGGATCCTGGTCCCATCACGCGCGCCCTCCCGCTCGTTGATGCCATTAAGCGTCAGCAGGTGAAGGCCTCCACGCGCAGCCTCGAGGCGCGGCTCATCGGCGGCGAACGCACCATGAAGCGCCGAGAAGTGGCCCAGAAGGCCGGCATCTCGCTGCATAGCGCCCGCAAGCTGTGGCGCGCGCTGGGCTTTCCAAATCACGGCGAAGAAGACGTCGCGTTCACGCAGAATGACCTGCAGGCACTGCTGACCATCGTGGACAATGTTCGCTCCGAGACGCTCACGGAAGAAGCAGCGATTTCGGTGACGCGGTCCATCGGGCAGATGACCGATCGGATGGTCGTCTGGCAGATCGAGGCCCTGGTGGAGGACATGATCCAGAACCAGGGGCTCAGCGATCCCGAGGCACGGCGGAAAATGGTGGAGTTGCTGCCGGAGCTGATCGCTCCCATCGAGGAACTGCTCGTCTACACGTGGCGCCGCAACCTCAATGCGGCGATCCAGCGTCTGGGCGCCCGGTCTCAAGCCGGAGTGGTCTCGGGGAACGATGACGATGCGCCGCTGCCGTTGGCGCGGGCCGTGGGTTTCGCCGACCTCGTCTCCTATACCTCGCTTTCGCGGCGGATGAATGAGCGCACCCTTGCGCAGTTGGTGCAGCGCTTCGAGAACAAGGCCGCGGAAATCATCTCGGTGGGCGGCGGCCGGCTTGTGAAAACCATCGGCGATGAAGTGTTGTTTGTCGCGGAGACGCCGCAGGCGGGTGCGCAGATCGCACTGACCTTGGCCCAGGAACTGAATGCGGATGAGGCCCTGCCCGCGGCCCGCGTCTCCGTAGTGTGGGGGCGGGTGCTCTCCCGGCTGGGCGATATATACGGGCCCACCGTCAACCTTGCCGCGCGGCTGACGGCCCTGGCCGAGCCCGGGCAAATCCTGACCGATGCGCTCACCGCGGCCACCCTCAAAGATGACGCCCGCTTTGTGGTGCAGGAGTTGGAGGCCACCTCGGTGCGCGGCTTCGGCGACATCAATCCTTTCGACCTCGCCCACGGCGAGGGCGGTTCGCTCGTCATCGACTAA